A single window of Oxyura jamaicensis isolate SHBP4307 breed ruddy duck chromosome 3, BPBGC_Ojam_1.0, whole genome shotgun sequence DNA harbors:
- the LOC118164169 gene encoding uridine-cytidine kinase-like 1 — translation MDSFYKVLDEGQQALAARSDYNFDHPDAFDFELLVSVLRKLKKGKSVKVPVYDFTTHSRRREWKTVYGANVIVFEGILAFANKELLKLLDMKVFVDTDSDIRLVRRLQRDIMERGRDIVGVIKQYNKFVKPAFEQYIEPTVQVADIVVPRGGENFVALDLIVQHVHSQLEKREITVRATLASAHQGQPLPKTLSVLENTPQVRGMHTIIRNKDTTRDEFIFYSKRLMRLLIEHALSFLPLKSVTVETPQGTTYEGKRFHRQRITGVSILRAGETMEQALTAVCKDIRLGKILIQTNHDTGEPELHYLRLPKEISEDYVILMDSTVSTGAAAMMAVRVLLDHDVQEDRIFLLSLLMAEMGVHSVAYAFPRVRIITTAVDKRINEEFHIIPGIGNFGDRYFGTDAPSACCESEAMDC, via the exons ATGGACTCCTTCTACAAG GTGCTGGACGAGGGGCAGCAGGCGCTGGCAGCCCGCAGTGACTACAACTTCGACCACCCCGATGCCTTTGACTTTGAGCTGCTCGTCAGCGTCCTCCGCAAGCTCAAGAAGGGCAAGAGCGTGAAGGTGCCGGTGTACGACTTCACCACGCACAGCCGGCGCCGAGAGTGG AAAACCGTGTATGGGGCAAACGTCATCGTCTTCGAAGGCATACTGGCTTTTGCAAacaaggagctgctgaag CTCCTGGACATGAAGGTGTTTGTGGACACGGACTCTGACATCCGGCTGGTGCGGCGCCTGCAGCGCGACATCATGGAACGCGGGCGCGACATTGTGGGTGTCATCAAGCAATACAACAAGTTTGTGAAGCCGGCCTTCGAGCAGTACATCGAGCCTACCGTGCAGGTTGCAGACATCGTGGTGCCCAGGG GTGGGGAGAACTTTGTGGCCCTGGACCTCATTGTGCAGCACGTGCACAGCCAGCTGGAGAAG CGTGAGATCACTGTCAG GGCAACTCTGGCCTCTGCCCACCAAGGGCAGCCCCTGCCAAAGACGTTAAGCGTCCTGGAGAACACGCCGCAGGTGCGGGGCATGCACACCATCATCAG GAACAAGGACACGACCAGGGATGAATTCATCTTCTACTCCAAGCGCCTGATGAGGCTGTTGATCGAGCACGCCCTCTCCTTCCTGCCGCTGAAG TCGGTTACGGTGGAGACGCCCCAGGGGACGACGTACGAAGGGAAGCGATTCCACAGGCAGAGG ATCACCGGTGTGTCCATACTGAGAGCCGGGGAGACCATGGAGCAGGCGCTGACCGCTGTCTGCAAGGACATCCGCCTGGGCAAGATCCTGATTCAGACCAACCACGACACCGGAGAGCCCGAG CTCCACTACCTGCGCCTGCCCAAGGAGATCAGCGAGGACTACGTCATCCTCATGGACAGCACCGTGTCCACAGGAGCCGCGGCCATGATGGCAGTGCGCGTCCTGCTG GACCACGACGTCCAGGAGGACAGGATCTTCCTGCTGTCGCTGCTGATGGCGGAGATGGGGGTGCACTCGGTGGCTTACGCCTTTCCCCGTGTCCGCATCATCACCACCGCTGTAGACAAGAGGATCAATGAGGAGTTCCACATCATCCCAGGCATTG GTAACTTTGGGGACAGGTACTTTGGCACTGATGccccctctgcctgctgtgaGAGCGAAGCCATGGACTGCTGA
- the MPV17 gene encoding protein Mpv17 has product MGAGDVIAQQLVERRGLREHHGKRTLKMMAIGFGFVGPVVGGWYKVLDRLVPGATKAVAVKKMVLDQGGFAPCFLGCFLAITGAVNGLSVEENWSKIQQDYVDALLTNYCIWPPVQIANFYFVPLSHRLAVVQCVAIVWNCYLSWKANRV; this is encoded by the exons ATGGGAGCCGGCGATGTGATCGCGCAGCAGCTGGTGGAGCGGCGGGGGCTGCGCGAGCACCACGGCAAACGCACCCTGAAGATGATGGCGATTGGCTTCGGCTTCGTG GGCCCCGTTGTGGGTGGATGGTACAAGGTGCTGGACCGGCTCGTCCCAGGGGCCACCAAAGCCGTGGCTGTGAAGAAGATGGTCCTGGACCAG GGCGGGTTCGCACCATGCTTCCTCGGCTGCTTCCTCGCCATCACGGGGGCTGTGAACGGTCTGTCTGTAGAGGAAAACTGGTCCAAGATCCAGCAG GACTACGTGGATGCCCTGCTCACCAACTACTGT ATCTGGCCACCGGTGCAGATTGCCAACTTCTACTTCGTCCCTCTGAGCCACAG GCTGGCAGTTGTCCAGTGCGTGGCCATTGTCTGGAACTGCTACCTCTCCTGGAAAGCAAATCGGGTGTGA
- the SLC30A3 gene encoding zinc transporter 3 — protein MEPPSPSGSESARLVSPRGGRADGSLRLKRLFAGSRDAPAPLRHGEGGQDAVLEPGGGPQCPCSPPPPGPGPERLQARRQLSVACTVCCIFMVGEVIGGYLAHSLAIMTDAAHLLTDVGSMSVSLFSLWVSTRPPTKTMSFGWHRSETLGALASVLSIWVVTGALVYLAAARIISNDYEIEARAMLATSASAVGVNLVMAYILHQAPAIHGHSAGGYEQLESAGGCLPSHAPLPGSTSVRAAFVHVVGDLLQSIGVLVAATIIYFKPQCKIADPISTLFFSVFVLGSTLTILRDVFRVLMEGAPRGIQFDAVKEVLLAVSGVKGTHDLHVWALTLSHPVVSVHVAVDASANPETVLREATSQLQSKFGFVSCTVQVEHYQEEALGCPHRRDPGA, from the exons ATGGAGCCCCCGTCCCCGTCCGGCAGCGAGAGCGCCCGCCTGGTCAGCCCGCGCGGCGGCCGCGCCGACGGCAGCCTGCGCCTCAAGAG GCTGTTCGCAGGCTCCCGGGACGCCCCGGCACCGCTGCGCCACGGGGAGGGCGGGCAGGACGCGGTCCtggagccgggggggggcccgcagtgcccctgcagcccgcccccccccggccccggcccggaGAGGCTCCAGGCCCGGCGGCAGCTGAGCGTCGCCTGCACCGTGTGCTGCATCTTCATGGTTGGAGAGGTGATAG GCGGGTACCTGGCGCACAGCCTGGCTATCATGACGGATGCAGCCCACCTGCTGACGGACGTGGGCAGCATGTCCGTGAGCCTCTTCTCGCTCTGGGTCTCCACCCGCCCGCCCACCAAGACCATGAGTTTTGGCTGGCACCGCTCAG AGACACTGGGTGCGCTGGCCTCCGTCCTCTCCATCTGGGTTGTCACTGGGGCTCTTGTCTACCTGGCGGCTGCACGCATCATCAGCAACGACTACGAGATTGAGGCACGAGCCATGCTGGCCACGTCAGCCAGTGCCGTGGGCGTCAACCTGGT catggCCTACATCCTGCACCAGGCCCCCGCCATCCACGGCCACAGCGCAGGGGGCTACGAGCAGCTGGAGAGCGCGGGGGGCTGCCTGCCCAGCCATGCCCCCCTGCCTGGCAGCACCAGCGTCCGTGCGGCCTTTGTCCACGTGGTGGGTGACCTGCTGCAGAGCATTGGTGTCCTGGTGGCCGCCACCATCATCTACTTCAAG CCCCAGTGCAAGATCGCAGACCCCATCAGTACGCTCTTCTTCTCGGTCTTCGTCCTTGGCTCCACCCTCACTATCCTCAGGGATGTCTTCAGAGTCCTCATGGAAG GGGCGCCGCGGGGCATCCAGTTCGACGCAGTGaaggaggtgctgctggcagtgagCGGGGTGAAGGGCACCCACGACCTGCACGTCTGGGCGCTGACACTGAGCCACCCCGTGGTGTCGGTGCACGTGGCCGTGG ATGCCAGCGCCAACCCTGAGACGGTGCTGCGGGAAGCCAccagccagctgcagagcaaatTCGGCTTCGTGTCATGTACAGTGCAGGTGGAGCACTACCAGGAGGAGGCGTTGGGCTGCCCGCACCGCCGGGACCCTGGGGCCTGA
- the TRIM54 gene encoding tripartite motif-containing protein 54 isoform X1: MNFAVGLKPLLAEARSMESLEKQLICPICLEMFTKPVVILPCQHNLCRKCANDVFQASNPLWQSRGSSAVPSGGRFRCPSCRHEVVLDRHGVYGLQRNLLVENIIDIYKQESASGPSRRPLHAKAEQHLMCEEHEDERINIYCLRCEAPTCSLCKVFGAHKDCEVAPLPAVYQRQKSELSDGIAMLVAGNDRIQAIITQMEEICRTIEENGRRQKQHLGLRFDSLYSILEERKKELLQSIAREQEEKVQRVRGLIRQYGDHLEASSKLVETAIQAMEEPQMAVYLQHSKELLKKITDMSKVSMSSRPEPGYENMDHFSINVDYVAEMLRTIEFQTEPLGEDEGDGPMEGSEAAVDEDSLEAPEAAEDVGPRQKPASSPHGQH; encoded by the exons ATGAACTTCGCGGTGGGGCTGAAGCCGCTGCTGGCGGAGGCGCGGAGCATGGAGAGCCTGGAGAAGCAGCTCATCTGCCCCATCTGCCTGGAAATGTTCACCAAGCCCGTGGtcatcctgccctgccagcacaaCCTCTGCCGCAAGTGCGCCAACGACGTCTTCCAG GCCTCCAACCCGCTGTGGCAGTCGCGGGGCTCCAGCGCGGTGCCGTCGGGCGGCCGGTTCCGGTGCCCGTCGTGCCGCCACGAGGTGGTGCTGGACCGGCACGGGGTGTACGGGCTGCAGCGGAACCTGCTGGTGGAGAACATCATCGACATCTACAAGCAGGAGTCGGCCAG CGGCCCCTCCCGCAGGCCCCTGCACGCCAAGGCGGAGCAACACCTGATGTGCGAGGAGCACGAGGACGAGCGGATCAACATCTACTGCCTGCGCTGCGAGGCGCCCACCTGCTCCCTCTGCAAGGTCTTCGGGGCGCACAAGGACTGCGAGGTTGCGCCGCTGCCCGCGGTCTACCAGCGCCAGAAG AGCGAGCTCAGCGATGGCATTGCCATGCTGGTGGCGGGGAACGACCGCATCCAGGCCATCATCACCCAGATGGAGGAGATCTGCCGGACCATCGAG GAGAACGGTCGGCGGCAGAAACAGCACCTGGGGCTGCGCTTTGACTCGCTGTACAGCATCCTGGAGGAGCGGaagaaggagctgctgcagagcatcgcacgggagcaggaggaaaaagtgCAGCGCGTGCGGGGCCTCATCCGCCAGTACGGTGACCACCTGGAGGCTTCCTCCAAGCTGGTGGAGACAGCCATCCAGGCCATGGAGGAGCCCCAGATGGCCGTGTATCTGCAG CACTCCAAGGAGCTCCTGAAAAA GATCACAGATATGTCCAAGGTGTCGATGAGCAGCCGCCCGGAGCCTGGCTATGAGAACATGGACCACTTCTCCATCAATGTGGACTATGTGGCAGAGATGCTGAGGACCATCGAGTTCCAGACAG AGCCACTGGGAGAGGATGAGGGGGACGGCCCCATGGAGGGCAGCGAGGCTGCGGTGGATGAGGACAGCCTGGAGGCACCCGAGGCAGCTGAGG ATGTGGGGCCGAGGCAGAAGCCAGCAAGCTCTCCCCATG GTCAGCACTGA
- the TRIM54 gene encoding tripartite motif-containing protein 54 isoform X2, whose protein sequence is MNFAVGLKPLLAEARSMESLEKQLICPICLEMFTKPVVILPCQHNLCRKCANDVFQASNPLWQSRGSSAVPSGGRFRCPSCRHEVVLDRHGVYGLQRNLLVENIIDIYKQESARPLHAKAEQHLMCEEHEDERINIYCLRCEAPTCSLCKVFGAHKDCEVAPLPAVYQRQKSELSDGIAMLVAGNDRIQAIITQMEEICRTIEENGRRQKQHLGLRFDSLYSILEERKKELLQSIAREQEEKVQRVRGLIRQYGDHLEASSKLVETAIQAMEEPQMAVYLQHSKELLKKITDMSKVSMSSRPEPGYENMDHFSINVDYVAEMLRTIEFQTEPLGEDEGDGPMEGSEAAVDEDSLEAPEAAEDVGPRQKPASSPHGQH, encoded by the exons ATGAACTTCGCGGTGGGGCTGAAGCCGCTGCTGGCGGAGGCGCGGAGCATGGAGAGCCTGGAGAAGCAGCTCATCTGCCCCATCTGCCTGGAAATGTTCACCAAGCCCGTGGtcatcctgccctgccagcacaaCCTCTGCCGCAAGTGCGCCAACGACGTCTTCCAG GCCTCCAACCCGCTGTGGCAGTCGCGGGGCTCCAGCGCGGTGCCGTCGGGCGGCCGGTTCCGGTGCCCGTCGTGCCGCCACGAGGTGGTGCTGGACCGGCACGGGGTGTACGGGCTGCAGCGGAACCTGCTGGTGGAGAACATCATCGACATCTACAAGCAGGAGTCGGCCAG GCCCCTGCACGCCAAGGCGGAGCAACACCTGATGTGCGAGGAGCACGAGGACGAGCGGATCAACATCTACTGCCTGCGCTGCGAGGCGCCCACCTGCTCCCTCTGCAAGGTCTTCGGGGCGCACAAGGACTGCGAGGTTGCGCCGCTGCCCGCGGTCTACCAGCGCCAGAAG AGCGAGCTCAGCGATGGCATTGCCATGCTGGTGGCGGGGAACGACCGCATCCAGGCCATCATCACCCAGATGGAGGAGATCTGCCGGACCATCGAG GAGAACGGTCGGCGGCAGAAACAGCACCTGGGGCTGCGCTTTGACTCGCTGTACAGCATCCTGGAGGAGCGGaagaaggagctgctgcagagcatcgcacgggagcaggaggaaaaagtgCAGCGCGTGCGGGGCCTCATCCGCCAGTACGGTGACCACCTGGAGGCTTCCTCCAAGCTGGTGGAGACAGCCATCCAGGCCATGGAGGAGCCCCAGATGGCCGTGTATCTGCAG CACTCCAAGGAGCTCCTGAAAAA GATCACAGATATGTCCAAGGTGTCGATGAGCAGCCGCCCGGAGCCTGGCTATGAGAACATGGACCACTTCTCCATCAATGTGGACTATGTGGCAGAGATGCTGAGGACCATCGAGTTCCAGACAG AGCCACTGGGAGAGGATGAGGGGGACGGCCCCATGGAGGGCAGCGAGGCTGCGGTGGATGAGGACAGCCTGGAGGCACCCGAGGCAGCTGAGG ATGTGGGGCCGAGGCAGAAGCCAGCAAGCTCTCCCCATG GTCAGCACTGA
- the DNAJC5G gene encoding dnaJ homolog subfamily C member 5G, protein MAEPGRAQRKLSRVGESLYRVLGLEKGSSPEEIKKAYRRLALRYHPDKNPDDPAAAERFKEINSAHATLSDEDKRRLYDQYGSLGLYVAEQFGDDAVRHYFLMSKWWFQALALCCGALTCCCCCCCCFFCCGTCCPPKEDDSYKYVDPKDLEAQMGAEDSDPQMPVVAQPPPASAQPLPSVSTKTEA, encoded by the exons ATGGCGGAGCCGGGGCGGGCGCAGCGGAAGCTGTCGCGGGTCGGGGAGAGCCTGTACCGCGTGCTGGGCCTGGAGAAGGGCAGCTCCCCCGAGGAGATCAAGAAGGCCTACCG GAGGCTGGCGCTGCGCTACCACCCCGACAAGAACCCCGACGACCCGGCGGCGGCCGAGCGCTTCAAGGAGATCAACAGCGCCCACGCCACGCTGAGCGACGAGGACAAGCGGCGGCTCTACGACCAGTACGGCTCCCTGGGGCTCTACGTGGCCGAGCAGTTCGGCGACGATGCCGTGCGGCACTACTTCCTCATGTCCAAGTGGTGGTTCCAG GCTCTGGCCCTCTGCTGCGGCGCgctcacctgctgctgctgctgctgctgctgcttcttctgctgCGGGACGTGCTGCCCGCCCAAGGAGGACGACTCCTACAAGTACGTCGACCCCAAGGACCTGGAGGCACAGATGGGCGCGGAGGACAGCG ATCCACAGATGCCAGTTGTGGCGCAGCCCCCACCCGCCAGCGCACAGCCCCTGCCGTCTGTCAGCACCAAGACCGAGGCGTGA